A genomic stretch from Bacillus sp. N1-1 includes:
- a CDS encoding GNAT family N-acetyltransferase: MEVRVVETEKEQSDAFKVRHTVFVDEQNVPAELEIDEHEKDAIHFVAYDKSSPVAAGRFRVLDDMAKVERICVLGDYRGTGLGFLLMSAIETHAKNLSLKGTKLNAQISAVGFYEKLGYKIISEQFMDAGIQHVTMTKNL, encoded by the coding sequence ATGGAAGTTCGCGTGGTTGAAACAGAGAAAGAACAGAGCGATGCCTTTAAAGTAAGGCATACCGTTTTCGTTGATGAGCAAAACGTTCCGGCTGAACTCGAAATCGATGAACACGAGAAGGATGCGATCCATTTTGTTGCTTATGACAAAAGTTCCCCCGTTGCAGCCGGTCGTTTTCGCGTTTTAGATGACATGGCCAAAGTTGAACGCATTTGCGTTCTCGGCGATTACCGAGGCACAGGACTTGGGTTCCTTCTCATGAGCGCAATCGAAACCCATGCAAAAAACCTCAGCCTCAAGGGAACAAAGCTAAACGCACAAATAAGTGCCGTAGGATTTTATGAAAAACTCGGATATAAAATCATATCAGAACAATTCATGGACGCCGGGATTCAGCACGTTACAATGACAAAGAATTTATGA
- a CDS encoding YjcG family protein: protein MKYGIAIFPSKKLQDVANSFRKRYDPHYALIPPHLTLREGFEATEEEIQKLTPVLHKISDESKPFSMHVYKVGSFNPVNNVIYFKVKDNEVLDDLHRKLNPEEALSERDYNFVPHITIAQNLSDDEHSDVYGSLQMKDVNHEEMIDRFQLLYQLENGMWTVFETFHLGKVR, encoded by the coding sequence ATGAAATACGGCATTGCAATTTTCCCATCGAAAAAACTACAAGACGTCGCTAACTCCTTTCGTAAACGATATGATCCGCACTATGCGCTCATTCCACCACATTTGACGCTACGTGAAGGCTTTGAGGCAACAGAAGAAGAGATTCAGAAGTTAACACCCGTTCTACACAAAATCTCTGATGAATCTAAACCTTTTTCGATGCATGTTTATAAAGTAGGGTCTTTTAACCCCGTTAACAACGTGATTTACTTTAAAGTGAAAGACAATGAAGTACTGGATGATTTGCATAGAAAGTTGAATCCTGAAGAGGCGCTGTCTGAGCGGGACTACAACTTTGTTCCTCATATTACGATCGCACAGAACCTTTCGGATGATGAGCATTCTGATGTATATGGTAGCTTGCAAATGAAGGATGTTAACCACGAAGAAATGATCGATCGTTTCCAACTTCTTTATCAGCTTGAAAATGGTATGTGGACGGTTTTTGAAACGTTCCACCTTGGTAAAGTTCGCTAA
- a CDS encoding alpha/beta hydrolase-fold protein produces the protein MNRGTYKDETIYSEYLKEEIPFQVYLPYNYSPLYKYSFLIANDGSDYFKLGRLGRTADELIENDEIEELIIVGIPYKSVEDRWRKYHPDGEQSDDYLRFLANELVPYLDEEYATYHLGYGRGLIGDSLAATVALRAALDYPRTFGRAILHSPYIDEAIMNQVKGFAEPELLSLYHIIGKEETEVPTTDGKTKNFIEPNRELNKIINEKEFDYFYDEFDGGHLWKNWQPDMKRSLLHMFKL, from the coding sequence ATGAACAGAGGTACATACAAAGACGAAACCATTTATAGTGAGTATTTAAAAGAGGAAATTCCTTTTCAAGTTTATTTACCATATAACTATTCTCCCTTATACAAATACTCCTTTTTAATCGCCAATGATGGTAGCGATTACTTTAAATTAGGACGACTTGGACGAACTGCGGATGAACTTATCGAAAATGATGAAATTGAAGAACTAATCATAGTCGGCATTCCTTACAAAAGTGTAGAAGATCGCTGGCGTAAATATCATCCTGATGGAGAGCAAAGTGATGATTACCTGCGTTTTCTTGCTAATGAACTAGTTCCTTATTTGGATGAAGAGTATGCAACCTATCACCTCGGGTATGGTCGCGGTCTTATCGGCGACTCTTTAGCTGCTACCGTTGCACTACGAGCTGCTCTTGATTATCCACGTACATTTGGCCGTGCTATTCTTCACTCTCCATACATTGATGAAGCAATCATGAATCAAGTTAAAGGATTTGCTGAGCCTGAACTGCTTTCGCTTTATCACATTATTGGGAAAGAAGAAACAGAGGTTCCTACCACTGATGGCAAAACAAAGAATTTTATAGAACCGAATCGAGAATTAAATAAGATTATTAATGAGAAGGAATTTGATTACTTCTATGATGAATTTGATGGGGGTCACCTTTGGAAGAACTGGCAACCGGATATGAAGCGCTCACTTTTACACATGTTTAAACTCTAA
- a CDS encoding phosphatidylglycerophosphatase A produces the protein MKKRIHSRETEAAAKALIKERGVTIEDIAEIVYEMQSPYVDDLSMGDCVESVEAVLTKREIQHAVLVGVELDKLAEQGKLSEPLQSIVETDEGLFGVDETIALGAVFGYGSIAVTTFGHLDKQKFGIIEKLDTKVGESVHTFLDDLIASIAANASSRLAHRLRDREEALDKEEREKRDKEERIG, from the coding sequence ATGAAGAAACGCATCCACAGTAGAGAGACAGAAGCAGCAGCAAAAGCCCTGATAAAAGAACGTGGCGTTACAATAGAGGATATTGCGGAAATTGTTTATGAAATGCAATCTCCTTATGTAGATGATCTTTCCATGGGAGACTGCGTAGAAAGTGTTGAGGCCGTTTTAACAAAGCGAGAAATTCAGCACGCCGTTCTTGTGGGCGTTGAGCTGGATAAGCTAGCTGAGCAGGGGAAACTCTCAGAACCACTTCAATCCATCGTGGAAACGGATGAAGGGTTATTTGGCGTTGACGAAACGATTGCACTCGGTGCCGTATTTGGCTACGGAAGTATTGCCGTTACCACATTTGGTCACCTCGATAAACAAAAGTTCGGTATTATTGAGAAGTTGGATACAAAAGTAGGCGAAAGCGTTCATACTTTTCTTGATGATCTAATCGCCAGCATCGCCGCAAATGCGTCCAGTCGTCTTGCACACCGCCTTCGTGATCGAGAAGAAGCGTTAGATAAGGAAGAGCGTGAAAAGCGCGATAAAGAAGAACGGATCGGTTAA
- a CDS encoding DUF3892 domain-containing protein translates to MDRFTEAYEKYVKSGTNKVNVNTPKEDATYITAVRRNEDGDLIAFKTNTGEELDYLQTLEKARNGQLSGVDVFHKYGRDIIRSESDGIKENNLDHLPEF, encoded by the coding sequence ATGGATCGATTCACTGAAGCATATGAAAAATATGTAAAAAGCGGTACAAACAAGGTCAATGTGAATACTCCGAAAGAGGATGCCACTTACATTACGGCTGTCAGAAGAAATGAAGACGGAGACCTCATTGCTTTTAAGACAAACACTGGAGAAGAACTTGATTATCTACAAACATTAGAAAAAGCTAGGAATGGTCAACTATCTGGCGTGGATGTTTTCCACAAGTATGGAAGAGACATCATTCGGAGTGAGTCGGATGGGATTAAAGAGAATAATTTAGATCATTTGCCTGAGTTTTAG
- a CDS encoding VanW family protein translates to MLTILLALSLGYAGDGKEQLIIHRNGDNPHHIEKQALFSEWLGYPFYEEEELNKLMEKVDKSISKSPINASIDPQGVIKEGVNGYALNRNVFREVLLQTLYQEGTTWIEPEVTIRYPRVNAELLASIRRNEVGAFVTHFRKNNLERTSNIVLAAEAINNTVVFPGETFSFNRTVGKRTKERGYLPAPIIVKGELSEGIGGGICQVSSTLFNAVDQAGVQIIERYSHSRSVPYVKPGRDATVSWYGPDFSFRNRNQQPLLISAKVVEGSVVIRIYSSEEEG, encoded by the coding sequence ATGCTTACAATTCTATTAGCATTATCACTGGGGTACGCAGGAGATGGAAAAGAACAACTTATCATTCACCGGAATGGCGACAACCCACATCACATTGAAAAACAAGCGCTTTTTTCAGAATGGCTCGGATACCCTTTTTATGAGGAGGAAGAACTGAATAAATTAATGGAGAAAGTAGATAAGTCGATTTCAAAATCTCCAATAAATGCCTCTATCGATCCACAAGGAGTTATTAAAGAAGGGGTCAATGGGTATGCGTTAAACCGTAATGTTTTTCGAGAAGTGCTTTTGCAAACGTTGTATCAAGAAGGGACGACATGGATTGAACCAGAAGTGACCATTCGTTATCCGAGAGTAAATGCAGAGCTGCTCGCCTCGATACGAAGGAACGAAGTAGGCGCATTTGTTACTCATTTTAGAAAAAATAATCTAGAGCGTACGTCAAATATTGTGCTAGCTGCTGAAGCTATAAACAATACAGTGGTGTTTCCTGGTGAAACGTTCTCGTTCAATCGAACAGTCGGAAAACGTACAAAGGAAAGAGGATATTTACCGGCCCCAATTATTGTGAAAGGGGAATTATCTGAAGGGATAGGGGGAGGAATATGTCAGGTGTCATCCACTCTATTTAATGCGGTGGATCAAGCTGGCGTTCAAATTATCGAACGTTATTCACACAGTCGAAGTGTTCCGTACGTGAAGCCTGGACGAGATGCAACGGTAAGCTGGTACGGTCCTGATTTTTCGTTTCGTAATAGAAACCAACAGCCATTGCTCATTAGCGCAAAAGTAGTAGAGGGGTCTGTGGTGATTCGTATTTATTCATCTGAAGAAGAGGGATAA
- a CDS encoding PAS domain-containing sensor histidine kinase, whose protein sequence is MESNKTNHPKISMLKAGSELEKQDINLELMEKSRKLDHIFNHSRDGMTLSDQNGNLVEINQACSEIFELDMESIHSKKIGHHVAPEGIRTFQKMRRHLVEEGYVIEKLPVILENGKRKFIELSITYKAYRDLNLSIIRDVTEEQFLLNQLTESEDKLTNIFENALDGILIWNPKRMIVDANPAACKLFNISLNEIKTYNLFDFLEGKNITIGKTFQERVERHGEVRGDIQFTMPDGEKKQLEFTTKKSAYGNLYLTIYRDITHTKQMIQELQQSEERFRQLFERALDGMAILDHNGYIVNVNESFCQMFEVDKDLIIATHYSHLENGCDITWDNPAMLGRSGEGKRHRQSTGEKQYFSFTLSYEIYPNHHLVIIREVTEIKNAEEDLRKTETTHVLGDLAASVAHEIRNPLSTVKGFLQLLDGNEAVNQELLKVVGVEMQQLEAIVSEFLLLSKREFVSYEIVNLNEMLAELVEDLSQKAADRNINIVEVYGSIDVEYRCIRSHIKQVIMNLINNGIESMPNGGQLKTKLLKTEYGEIVIEVEDHGDGIPDHLINRLGEPYYQTSEKGTGLGLMVSYKVIKEHGGQIEVTSKKNEGTVFRIKLPANPPFVHMEKEE, encoded by the coding sequence ATGGAATCTAATAAAACAAATCATCCGAAAATTTCCATGCTTAAAGCCGGCTCTGAATTGGAAAAGCAGGATATTAACCTCGAACTAATGGAGAAAAGCAGAAAGCTTGATCACATTTTTAATCATTCCCGAGATGGTATGACTCTTTCAGATCAAAATGGAAATTTGGTGGAAATTAATCAGGCTTGTTCCGAGATTTTTGAATTAGATATGGAATCGATTCATTCTAAAAAAATTGGCCACCATGTCGCTCCTGAAGGAATTCGCACGTTTCAAAAAATGAGAAGACATTTAGTTGAGGAAGGTTATGTCATTGAAAAGCTTCCTGTTATTCTTGAGAACGGAAAGCGTAAATTCATTGAGTTATCGATAACCTATAAGGCATACCGTGATTTAAATTTATCGATCATTCGAGATGTAACAGAAGAACAGTTTCTTTTGAATCAGTTAACGGAAAGCGAAGATAAACTTACGAATATTTTTGAAAATGCTCTTGATGGTATTTTAATCTGGAATCCAAAGCGAATGATAGTAGATGCAAATCCTGCCGCGTGTAAGTTATTTAACATAAGTCTTAACGAAATAAAAACGTATAATTTATTTGATTTTCTCGAAGGTAAAAATATAACAATTGGAAAAACTTTTCAGGAAAGAGTGGAAAGACACGGAGAGGTCCGTGGAGATATTCAGTTTACAATGCCTGATGGTGAAAAGAAACAATTGGAGTTCACAACAAAAAAAAGTGCATATGGCAATTTATATTTAACGATTTATCGTGATATTACTCATACAAAACAAATGATCCAAGAGCTTCAACAAAGTGAAGAACGCTTCCGACAGCTGTTTGAACGGGCGCTAGATGGGATGGCAATTCTCGATCATAATGGCTATATCGTTAATGTGAATGAGTCATTTTGTCAAATGTTTGAAGTAGATAAAGATCTCATTATTGCAACACATTATTCTCATCTTGAAAATGGTTGTGATATTACCTGGGATAATCCTGCAATGTTAGGGAGAAGTGGTGAAGGTAAAAGACATCGTCAAAGTACAGGTGAAAAGCAATATTTTAGTTTTACGCTAAGTTACGAGATTTACCCGAATCACCACCTTGTTATCATTCGAGAGGTGACAGAGATTAAGAATGCTGAAGAAGATTTACGTAAGACAGAGACCACCCACGTACTCGGTGATCTTGCTGCAAGCGTTGCGCACGAAATTCGAAACCCGTTATCGACTGTAAAAGGTTTTCTCCAATTACTTGATGGAAATGAAGCTGTAAATCAAGAGTTACTAAAAGTAGTGGGAGTTGAAATGCAGCAGCTTGAGGCGATTGTTAGCGAGTTTCTTTTACTTTCAAAGCGTGAATTTGTGTCATACGAAATAGTTAATTTAAATGAAATGTTGGCTGAATTAGTTGAAGATTTATCGCAGAAAGCAGCCGACCGCAATATTAATATTGTCGAGGTCTACGGAAGTATAGATGTGGAGTATAGATGTATTCGCTCACATATTAAACAAGTGATAATGAATTTAATCAATAACGGAATTGAGTCCATGCCAAATGGTGGTCAGTTAAAGACTAAACTATTAAAGACTGAGTATGGCGAAATTGTTATTGAAGTGGAGGATCATGGTGATGGAATACCAGACCACTTAATCAATCGCTTAGGTGAGCCTTATTACCAAACTTCAGAAAAAGGTACGGGGCTCGGATTAATGGTAAGCTATAAGGTAATTAAAGAACACGGTGGTCAAATCGAGGTAACGAGTAAGAAAAACGAAGGTACGGTTTTTCGTATAAAGCTACCTGCAAACCCACCATTCGTTCACATGGAAAAGGAGGAGTAG
- a CDS encoding VOC family protein, with translation MIEVQQIHHVSLAVTDIERAKRFYREILCLEEIDRPNFGFPGAWYQIGSQQLHLIVYPEANTLRGTNELSSREGHFAFRVKSYDDTLRWLKEKGVTIYENPTSKSGFAQIFVADPDGNLIELNTEQ, from the coding sequence GTGATTGAGGTTCAACAAATACACCACGTAAGTTTAGCGGTTACAGACATTGAAAGAGCCAAAAGGTTTTATCGAGAAATCTTGTGCCTGGAGGAAATTGATCGACCGAATTTTGGCTTTCCAGGCGCCTGGTATCAAATCGGAAGTCAGCAACTTCATCTTATTGTTTATCCGGAAGCAAATACGCTTCGCGGGACAAATGAATTATCTTCAAGGGAAGGGCATTTTGCCTTTCGAGTGAAGAGTTATGACGATACGCTCCGCTGGCTTAAGGAAAAAGGCGTAACAATTTATGAAAACCCAACGAGTAAAAGTGGTTTTGCGCAAATTTTTGTTGCCGATCCTGATGGGAATTTAATTGAGTTAAATACTGAACAATAA